The Sphingobacteriales bacterium genomic interval CTGTCAGGATCAGAAATCGCAGATAAAAAACCTTGAAAAGGCCATGAAAGTGTTGAAAACACGCATCTATGAACTGGAATATCAGAAATATCTTGATGATGTAGCCAAAAAAAGAAAAACCATGGTTTCGACAGGCGACCGCTCTGCCAAAATCAGAACCTATAATTATCCTCAGGGAAGGATTACCGACCACCGTATCGGCTTTTCTATCTTTAACCTGCCTGATTTCATGAACGGTAATATTGAAGAAATGATTGAAGCACTTCAGGTTGCTGAAAATGCAGAAAAACTCAAAGAAGGTGTTTTGTTTGAAGACTGAAAGGATTTTTCAATAAGCTGTTTTCTTTCCTTTTTCAATGGCCGGAATACCATTTTTCATCCAATCGGGCATAGGCTTATCTTTCAGATAATGGTCAAAAAACTGCATCATTCTGATACTTAAATCAACTTTATTCGGCCAGTTTTTCAGGTTATGTTCCTCGTTGTTATACACGAGCATCCAGCAGGGTTTCTGCAGTCTTCTCATGGCAGAATAGAGTTCAATACCTTGTTGCCAGGGGACTGCACCATCTTTGTCGTTGTTCATCATCAGCAAAGGCGTTTTAATTTTGTCTGCATAAAAGACAGGGGAATTCTGAATATAGAGCTGAGGGGCTTCCCACAGGGTTTTACCAATCCTGCTCTGACCTTTCTCATACTGAAACATACGGCTGAGGCCACTTTCCCAGCGAATGCCCGTATAGGCACTGCTCATGTTTGATACAGCAGCTCCAGCCATTGCCGCACAAAAAATATCCGTTTGTGTAATGATGTAAGCCGTCTGATATCCTCCCCAGCTTTGCCCCTGAAGCCCGATTTTCTTTTCATCAATAAAACCTTCGGAAATTAAAGCTTTGGTTCCTGATACCACCGTTTTCAAAGCACTCTCCCCCGGAAAACCGGTTTTATACCAAATATCAGGAACAAAAATGACATAGCCATTCGAATTGTATAATGGAAAATTTATCACAGAAGCACTTGGCTTCGGAATATAATGACGGAAGAGGTTCTCGCTTTCCCTTTCGTAATAATAAACAATCATCGGATATTTCCGGGTCGAATCAAAGTTTTCAGGAGTATAAAGCAAGCCTTTGTTTTCTTTTCCATCTTCATCTTTCCAGTAAAAAAGCCTGACATTTCCCCACAAATAATCTTTTTGCTGCGGATTGGTAAATGAAATCTGCTTTTGATCCGACATATCCGTTTTGCTCACATAGAGCTCAGGAAATTGCTGATAATTCTGTTTTCTCCAGATAATCAGGTCGCTGTTTTTTGCTTTTTCAGGCTTTGAAAATGAAAAGGCGGATTTTTCAATGATCTGGCTCTTCCATGTATTCTTTTCTTTATAAAGTTGCATAAACCCTCCCTCCATGTTGTTTTTATCAAAAATACTGAGCAGCATTCGCTGATTGAGAGAAACGGACTCTTCGTCCTTGTCGAGACTTAAATATCTGAGAACCATTTTATTATCTCTTCCTGAAGCATTTGTTATGTTCTGAGGGGGAATTTTTCCTTTCGGGTCGATCAGCCAGAGGTCAAACTGGTCGTAAATAATGATGAATTCATCATGAGTTGTCCATCCGGCAATACCATAAGCATCCGGCAGAGCAGGGACATCATTGTCCTCACGGTAAAAAGCAACTTTTAACTTTGAAGTCAGATTTATTGGCGTTGTAGTATTGACAGGCATGGCAAACCAGGCGCTGTCAGATTTGTCGTACCAATACAGGTATTTCTGCAATGGAGAAAGATTAATGTTTGATTCCGTCCCTTTGAAAATCTGTTTTTTGGAATTATTTTCAAGGTCAATCAGCCAGACATCATTTCTGACACTACCCGTCCATGATACTTCAACCAGATAATCATTATTGCCGAAAAGCAAGGCATAGCGGGCATTTCCTTTCTGATAAACCACGCTCCTGCGGTTTTCAGGATCTTCAATCTGAAACATTTCTCTTTTTTGCAGGTCAAAAACCGCCAGATAAGCATGTTTCAGTTCATCCTGCAATTCCTTGTTTTGCTGACTTTGTATTTTTTTATCGTCCCATTTCCAGATATCTAAGCTAAACTTCTCTTCATCGGTTAAGGTGTCTGTAACCGGAATTTCAGGACGTGGTGATGTACTGAAAAACAATCTTTTACCGTTTTTTGAAAAATACATTTTACCATTTTCACTGACAGCCCATCCTTTTGGCATTCCGGGGCTCAGGCTGTCAATTACCTTGATGGCCATTGAGCTTTTTTCATCTTTCAAATACAACGAATATGCTTTTTGCTTTGAAGTATCTTTTGAAACAAGAAAAGCCGCCTGCATACCCTCATCGTCTGTTGTCAGGTTTTTAACAAAATCTGTTGTTTCAAAAATACCCTGAACATTCTTGTTTATGGTATTGAATATCAACACTTTTGATGTATCCAATGAATCTTTGGCCACCGTTTTGAACAATACGGATTTCCCGTTTTTTGATATGGAGAATTCTTCCACTTTATCGAAACGCTGTTGCCAGCCGGAAACCGGATCAAGTATCAGCAAATAGGAGTTTATTTGTTTTTTTGTTTTTACGGGCTTTTTAGTGTTTGAAGAAGTGTCCTTTTTCTCTGCTTTTTCCTGATTTTCATTTTCTAAAAGAACACTCAGGATAGATGAATTACTTTCCGGTAATTTAAAAGATTTCAGGCCGGGAAACCTGACAATACTATCACTTTCGAGTAACCAAACCCCAAAAGAATCTTTGGGCAGTTTATCCTTTTTGACTTTCCTGAGTTTCATTGCCCTCAAGGTATCATACTGTGGTAAAATCTTGAATACCAGATATTTATTACTTGGAGAGAAAGCAGCGGCACTCCCCCTTGCAATTGAGTCTGACTGATTGTTTTGGGTATTGTAAAGCATCAGCCAGCCATCACCTTTTTGTGGATTTTTTTCATAGCATATCCATTTTCCGTCATTGGAAATAACCGGATTTTCAAGGGTTTTCCATTTGGCATAAACATCATGTGTAAGCGGAAGTTTTTGTCCTTTTGCAAATAAAACTGAGAATAAAACCAAGAGGTTCAAAAGCAGAATGCGTTTCATTGTCCTTGTTTTTTTGAAGGTTTAATCATTAAAATAAACGGAATGCCTGCAAGAGCTATAATTGCTGAAATAAAATAAGCATTGTCAAGTCCTGCCCTGTCCATTAAAAGACCTACGAGTGCTACCGACAGCGAACTGATTCCAAAGGTTATGGTCATGTAAATGCTGTTCAGAAAAGCAGGTCGTGAGGTAGGAATATCCTGCACAAAAGCGAGTAATACAGGCTGGGGTGAAAAATGAAAAAATCCGGTGATAAGCAGCAACACAACCATCCATTCAAAGCTGGAAGTCCTGATAAAAAGAAACATCAGTAAGGGGCTGACTATGGCAATAATTAAAAGAGTAGTTTTTCTTCCGATTTTATCGGAGATGCTGCCTGTCAGCAAAGTACCTGCAATGCTGCCTGCCTGCAGGATAGAAAGTGCGGCACTGCAAAGCCAGATAGAATAACCTTTGGCATCCAGATAAGCAGGCAAAAATGCAGTAAGGCTGAACGACATCAAACCTCTGCTGGTGATATAGCCTGTCAGGCCTATGAAAAAAAGCAAATGGGGTTTCAGTTCTTTCCATATCTGGCTATCGCCCTTATCCCTGCTGATGTCGGCAGAAACAGG includes:
- a CDS encoding S9 family peptidase, giving the protein MKRILLLNLLVLFSVLFAKGQKLPLTHDVYAKWKTLENPVISNDGKWICYEKNPQKGDGWLMLYNTQNNQSDSIARGSAAAFSPSNKYLVFKILPQYDTLRAMKLRKVKKDKLPKDSFGVWLLESDSIVRFPGLKSFKLPESNSSILSVLLENENQEKAEKKDTSSNTKKPVKTKKQINSYLLILDPVSGWQQRFDKVEEFSISKNGKSVLFKTVAKDSLDTSKVLIFNTINKNVQGIFETTDFVKNLTTDDEGMQAAFLVSKDTSKQKAYSLYLKDEKSSMAIKVIDSLSPGMPKGWAVSENGKMYFSKNGKRLFFSTSPRPEIPVTDTLTDEEKFSLDIWKWDDKKIQSQQNKELQDELKHAYLAVFDLQKREMFQIEDPENRRSVVYQKGNARYALLFGNNDYLVEVSWTGSVRNDVWLIDLENNSKKQIFKGTESNINLSPLQKYLYWYDKSDSAWFAMPVNTTTPINLTSKLKVAFYREDNDVPALPDAYGIAGWTTHDEFIIIYDQFDLWLIDPKGKIPPQNITNASGRDNKMVLRYLSLDKDEESVSLNQRMLLSIFDKNNMEGGFMQLYKEKNTWKSQIIEKSAFSFSKPEKAKNSDLIIWRKQNYQQFPELYVSKTDMSDQKQISFTNPQQKDYLWGNVRLFYWKDEDGKENKGLLYTPENFDSTRKYPMIVYYYERESENLFRHYIPKPSASVINFPLYNSNGYVIFVPDIWYKTGFPGESALKTVVSGTKALISEGFIDEKKIGLQGQSWGGYQTAYIITQTDIFCAAMAGAAVSNMSSAYTGIRWESGLSRMFQYEKGQSRIGKTLWEAPQLYIQNSPVFYADKIKTPLLMMNNDKDGAVPWQQGIELYSAMRRLQKPCWMLVYNNEEHNLKNWPNKVDLSIRMMQFFDHYLKDKPMPDWMKNGIPAIEKGKKTAY
- a CDS encoding MFS transporter, which produces MKNRKAINKSGFQTANVVIVAMSHLVHDIFSAFLSPLLPLLIKKFSLSYSQASMMSMLQNLPALINPFIGAIADRVKMRYFVILMPSVTAITMSLLGVAPSYTILLILAGTMGLSSALYHIPTPVMMKKVSGSRLGMGMSFYMAGGEIARMLGPLLITSAVSLWTLEGSWKVLPLGLLASFVMYFRLKDIPVSADISRDKGDSQIWKELKPHLLFFIGLTGYITSRGLMSFSLTAFLPAYLDAKGYSIWLCSAALSILQAGSIAGTLLTGSISDKIGRKTTLLIIAIVSPLLMFLFIRTSSFEWMVVLLLITGFFHFSPQPVLLAFVQDIPTSRPAFLNSIYMTITFGISSLSVALVGLLMDRAGLDNAYFISAIIALAGIPFILMIKPSKKQGQ